Proteins from one Rosa chinensis cultivar Old Blush chromosome 7, RchiOBHm-V2, whole genome shotgun sequence genomic window:
- the LOC112177832 gene encoding AP-1 complex subunit sigma-2 isoform X1 — protein sequence MIHFVILVSRQGKVRLTKWFSTYSQKERSKVMRELSGIILNRGPKLCNFIEWRGLKVVYKRYASLYFCMCIDQEDNELEILEIIHHYVEILDRYFGSVCELDLIFNFHKAYYILDELLLAGELQESSKRAIGRMIAIHDRFVEAAKEEASSISNLLAQVNM from the exons ATG ATTCATTTTGTCATTCTTGTTAGCCGACAAGGAAAGGTGAGGCTGACTAAATGGTTTTCAACCTATTCCCAGAAAGAAAGATCCAAG GTAATGCGGGAATTGAGTGGTATAATACTCAATCGAGGCCCCAAGCTGTGCAACTTCATAGAGTGGAGAGGACTTAAAGTTGTCTATAAAAG ATACGCGAGCCTCTATTTTTGTATGTGTATTGACCAAGAAGACAATGAACTGGAGATTCTTGAAATAATTCACCATTACGTTGAGATACTTGATCGATATTTTGGCAGT GTTTGTGAGCTGGATTTGATTTTTAACTTCCATAag GCTTACTATATACTAGATGAACTTCTACTTGCTGGTGAGCTGCAAGAGTCAAGTAAGAGAGCAATAGGACGAATGATAGCTATACAT GATCGATTTGTGGAGGCTGCTAAAGAGGAGGCCAGTTCAATAAGCAATTTACTCGCACAAGTTAATATGTAG
- the LOC112177832 gene encoding AP-1 complex subunit sigma-2 isoform X2, whose product MRELSGIILNRGPKLCNFIEWRGLKVVYKRYASLYFCMCIDQEDNELEILEIIHHYVEILDRYFGSVCELDLIFNFHKAYYILDELLLAGELQESSKRAIGRMIAIHDRFVEAAKEEASSISNLLAQVNM is encoded by the exons ATGCGGGAATTGAGTGGTATAATACTCAATCGAGGCCCCAAGCTGTGCAACTTCATAGAGTGGAGAGGACTTAAAGTTGTCTATAAAAG ATACGCGAGCCTCTATTTTTGTATGTGTATTGACCAAGAAGACAATGAACTGGAGATTCTTGAAATAATTCACCATTACGTTGAGATACTTGATCGATATTTTGGCAGT GTTTGTGAGCTGGATTTGATTTTTAACTTCCATAag GCTTACTATATACTAGATGAACTTCTACTTGCTGGTGAGCTGCAAGAGTCAAGTAAGAGAGCAATAGGACGAATGATAGCTATACAT GATCGATTTGTGGAGGCTGCTAAAGAGGAGGCCAGTTCAATAAGCAATTTACTCGCACAAGTTAATATGTAG